GGTGCAGTGGCATGAAGACTTGGCTATGTCAGGCCTGGAGGGCTCGCTGATGTTTGAATTGCGAGTGCTTGATGGGCGGCATCAGGGGGCTGCGCTGCCCTTGTTCGGAGAGCAGTGGAGCATCGGTGCCCACGCCGATGCTGACCTGGTGCTAAGCGATCCAGGCGTCGCCGAGCAGCATGCCCGGCTGCGACTCATCGACTCGAACTGGTCGGTGCAGGCTGAGGCCGGGTTGCTGGAGGATGCAGAGGGTCAGGCGCTGGCGCAGATTGCGCATCTGGCGCTGAACGCCACGTTTTTGGTGGGCAACGTACGGTTGTGCGTCACGTTGGCCGATGAGCCCTGGCCCCAGGCTGCAGCCCCTGCACCGGAGGTGTCGCCACGGGTCAGTGAGCCGGTGCCGGTGCTTAAGTTGTCGGCCATTTCGCACGCTCAGCAGAAGCGTCTGATTACGCTGGTGCTGGTGGTGACGGTGATCTTCATTGTGGTGGGCATGGCGTCCACCGGGAAGCCTGAGGCCCAGGCCTCGCTGATGCCGCCTGTGGTGCAAAAGCACGAACTGGCCTCACCGTTTGAGGTCCGCCAGCAGTTGTTGAAGATGCTCGGCGAACGTGAATTGAACCAGCGCGTCAGTTTGCAAGTGATCAATGGGCAGGTCGCGCTCAGTGGGGACGTCTCACAGGATGATGTTGAGCTGGTCGCACGCATGCTCAGCCGTTTTGGCGAGCAGTTCGACAGCGCCGTGCCGGTGATCAGCCGTGTGCGCGCACGCGATGGGACGTTGCCGTTCAAGATTGTGCAGATCGTGGGCGGGCCCAATGGTCACGTGGTCCTGGAGGAGGGCAGCCGCCTGTTTGTCGGGGATGAAGTCGACGGCCTGCGCCTGGTGCTGATCGACAACAGCAAGGTGGTGTTCGATGGCGTACAGCGCTATGAGGTGCGCTGGTGAGTGCGGAACTGCAAGCACGCCTGGAAGCCTGGCAGCAACGCCAGGTCCAATCGCTGGCCACCTTCGCACCGGTGACCATGCGGGGGCGCATCCAGCGCGTCAATGGCATGTTGTTGCAGTGTCGGCTGCCTCAAGCGCGTATTGGTGATCTGTGTCGGGTCGAGAAAAAGCAGGGCGACTACATGCTGGCCGAAATCATCGGTTTTGATCAGCAGGACGCGGTGCTCAGCGCCCTGGGCAATCTGGAAGGCGTGCAGGTGGGCGCGGGGGTGGAGCGTCTTGGGGTCTCGCATCGGGTGCAGGTCAGCGAGGCTTTGCTGGGCCAGGTGCTGGACGGCTTCGGGCGACCGATCACGGGAGAAGGTCCGAGTGCGTTTGTCGAGGCTGACTCGCCGGACTCCAGCGCCGTGTTGTGTGAGGCGCCGTTGCCGACTGATCGACCGCGCATCAACCGCGCGTTGGCCACCGGCGTGCGTTCGATCGATGGCCTGTTGACGCTGGGTGAAGGCCAGCGCGTGGGCCTGTTCGCCGGGGCCGGTTGCGGCAAGACCACCTTGTTGGCCGAGATCGCTCGTAACGTGGAGTGCGATGTCATCGTGTTCGGCCTGATCGGCGAGCGGGGTCGGGAACTGCGTGAATTCCTCGATCATGAACTCGATGAGCAACTGCGTTCCAAGGCCGTACTGGTGTGCGCCACGTCCGACCGTTCCAGCATGGAGCGAGCCCGTGCAGCCTTTACGGCCACGGCATTGGCTGAGGGTTTTCGGCGTGAGGGCAAGCGAGTGCTGCTGCTGATCGACTCCCTCACCCGATTCGCCAGGGCCCAACGCGAGATCGGCCTGGCTGCCGGCGAACCTCTCGGCCGCGGTGGCCTGCCGCCTTCTGTGTACAGCCTGCTGCCGCGCCTTGTAGAGCGCGCCGGGTTGACCCGTGAGGGGGTGATCACGGCGATCTACACCGTGTTGATCGAGCAGGACTCCATGAACGATCCAGTGGCCGATGAAGTGCGCTCGTTGCTCGACGGCCACATCGTGTTGTCTCGCAAGTTGGCGGAGCGTGGGCACTATCCCGCCGTGGATGTGCTGGCGAGCCTCTCGCGGATCCTGAGCAACGTCGCCGAGCCTGTGGATATCCAGGCGGGCACGGCGTTGCGACGCTTGTTGTCGGCCTATCAGCAGATCGAACTGATGCTCAAGCTGGGGGAATACCAGCCCGGCAGCGATGCCTTGACCGACCTGGCGGTGGACAGTCGCCAGGCGGTGGATAATTTCCTGCGCCAGGACTTGCGCGAGCCTGCGCCGATGGCGACGACGCTTGAGCAACTCAAGGAGCTGACGGCCTATGTCCCATTCTGATGGGCTGCTCGGCGAAGTCGAGACACTGCGCCGCCTGCGCCGCCTGCGCCGGCACCGGGCAGACCGGGCTGAGCGTGCCTTGCGTGAGGCGAGGCGGGCCCAGCAGGCCCTGCTTGCCAATATCCGCCAGGCCGAGGCTGCACTTGAGCAGATCCGGCGTGATGAGGCTGAACGAAGCGCCCAGTTGCTCAGTGAGCACCAGGGCCAGGTATTGAACCTGCAGGCGCTGAAGTCCTGGGGCGCGCAGGAACGTTCCTTATCGGCCAATACCCGGCGGGGCATGGGGCAATTGGAAGCCTTGCAGGGCCAGCAGGAAGAACGACAGACCTGCGTCGGCAGAGCCCAAATGCAGGTCACCGCCTGCCTGCGACAGGTGGAAAAACTTCAGGAGTTATCTCTTTTACTGGCGCAGGAGCCGACATGACCCAGGTTTCAGATAAACCCGCCGAGCGTCCACGCCCGCGTGACAGACGAGAGGAGCGAGAGCCCGCAATGGTGGGCGTCCTGCCTGCAGAGCTGACGCGATTGTTTTCCCAGTTGTGGGCGGATGAGGGGGAGGACTCTGGGGCAGGGCCTCAGCTATCGGGAACCAAGGCGTCGGGCGCTGCGGCGATGATCGAGGCGCTGGCCGAGCAACTGGTACCTCGCCTGCAGGCCGCGTCGCAGTGGCCGCTGCAGGCGGTGTTGTACTTGCCTCGCCTGGGGCGGATCAACGCCAGTGTGCGCCGTGAACAGAACGCCTGGAGTATCGACCTGGACGCACAAGATGATGCGACGGCGCGCTGGCTGAATGGCGTGCGGCAACAGGTTGAGGACCGCTTTACACAATTGTTGGGGCAAACGGTCAGCCTGCTGCTTCCCTCTATCGGGGCTGCATGATGATTCCGGCAGTGCCGCTGCCTCGGGTCAGTGGCGACATAGTTGCCGCACGCCGTCGTCTCGGGCGCGGCTTGCGCTTGCCCTTCGACGTCGCGGGGCAGCGTGGTGAGTTATGGCTCGAACCGGGTCGTGCGCCCACTGCGGGCCAGTCATTGTGCTTCGAAACGGCACGCGGGGTGCTGGCGCTGGCCGAGGCTGGTCCCTTGCTCAGTCTGCTGGGCGAATGCCCGGTGACCTTGGCCAAGACGGGCAACGATCCGGACTCCTGGTTCTGGGCGTTGTTCCAACACCACCTGAGCCCGCAGGTGCAAACACTGATGGGCCATGTGCGACTGCTGGATGTCGAGCGCCCCAAGGGGTTTGGTTGCCGACTCAGCGTGACGCTGGGGGCCTCCCGGGCAATGGGCTATCTGTGGCTGACGGCCGAGAGCTTCCTCGCGTTGTGTGATGCCGGGTCGTGGCGCAGCAACGCCGCGCCGTTGCCTGCGTCGTTTCAACTGGCAATTGCCGTGACCCTTGGACGCCTGCAATTACCGATTGCACAGGTACGTGGCCTGCGGGCTGGGGATGTGCTGATACCAGAACAGAATTTTTTCCAGGCCCAGGGCGCTGGCCACGTACAGGTTGGCAGGCAGCGGCTGCATGGGCGTATTGACGATGACGCAGGCGCGTTGTGTCTGACACTGACTTCGATTGAGGGTACCTCCATGGATGAAGAATTTATCGCTCCCGACTACTCGGGGTATGACGAAGATGAACCCGTTGTGGACGTATTCGGTCATGAACCTTTCGACGAGTTGAGCATGGCGTTGAACATACGCTGCGGAACACTGAACCTCACCCTGGGCGAGTTGCGCAGCCTCGCCCCCGGTGCCGTACTGGGTGTCGCCGGTTATGCGCCCGGCATGGCGGGTCTCTATTACGGCGACCGGCCGATCGGCCTGGGACAGTTGGTGGAAGTCGACGGGCGCCTGGGCTTGCAGTTGTCCCGCGTGATGTTCGCCGGATGATCCTTCAAGGGCTGGATCCCTTAGTTCTCGCGGTCTTCCTGGCGGCATTGTCATTGATGCCCATGCTGTTGATCGTCTGCACTGCGTTCCTGAAAATTGTGATTGTGCTGATGATCACCCGCAACGCCATCGGTGTGCAGCAGGTGCCGCCCAGCATGGCCATCAATGGCATCGCGCTGGCGGCCACGCTATTCATCATGGCCCCGGTGGGGTATGAAATCGCCGAACACGTCAAAGCCTCACCCTTGGACTTGAGCAACGTGCAAATGCTTCTGCAGACAGGCAGTGAGGCGATCAAACCGCTACGTGCCTTCATGCTGCGCAACATCGACCCGGATGTGCTGACGCACCTGTTGGAGAACTCCAAGCGCTTGTGGCCTGCGCAGATGGCCGAGCAGGTGCGGCGCGAAGACTTGATCCTGGTGATCCCGGCC
The genomic region above belongs to Pseudomonas azotoformans and contains:
- the sctR gene encoding type III secretion system export apparatus subunit SctR: MILQGLDPLVLAVFLAALSLMPMLLIVCTAFLKIVIVLMITRNAIGVQQVPPSMAINGIALAATLFIMAPVGYEIAEHVKASPLDLSNVQMLLQTGSEAIKPLRAFMLRNIDPDVLTHLLENSKRLWPAQMAEQVRREDLILVIPAFVLSQLQAGFEIGFLIYIPFIVIDLIVSNLLLSLGMQMVSPMTISLPLKLLLFVMVSGWSRLLDSLFLSYL
- a CDS encoding type III secretion system HrpP C-terminal domain-containing protein, translated to MTQVSDKPAERPRPRDRREEREPAMVGVLPAELTRLFSQLWADEGEDSGAGPQLSGTKASGAAAMIEALAEQLVPRLQAASQWPLQAVLYLPRLGRINASVRREQNAWSIDLDAQDDATARWLNGVRQQVEDRFTQLLGQTVSLLLPSIGAA
- a CDS encoding FliI/YscN family ATPase, encoding MSAELQARLEAWQQRQVQSLATFAPVTMRGRIQRVNGMLLQCRLPQARIGDLCRVEKKQGDYMLAEIIGFDQQDAVLSALGNLEGVQVGAGVERLGVSHRVQVSEALLGQVLDGFGRPITGEGPSAFVEADSPDSSAVLCEAPLPTDRPRINRALATGVRSIDGLLTLGEGQRVGLFAGAGCGKTTLLAEIARNVECDVIVFGLIGERGRELREFLDHELDEQLRSKAVLVCATSDRSSMERARAAFTATALAEGFRREGKRVLLLIDSLTRFARAQREIGLAAGEPLGRGGLPPSVYSLLPRLVERAGLTREGVITAIYTVLIEQDSMNDPVADEVRSLLDGHIVLSRKLAERGHYPAVDVLASLSRILSNVAEPVDIQAGTALRRLLSAYQQIELMLKLGEYQPGSDALTDLAVDSRQAVDNFLRQDLREPAPMATTLEQLKELTAYVPF
- a CDS encoding FliM/FliN family flagellar motor switch protein; protein product: MMIPAVPLPRVSGDIVAARRRLGRGLRLPFDVAGQRGELWLEPGRAPTAGQSLCFETARGVLALAEAGPLLSLLGECPVTLAKTGNDPDSWFWALFQHHLSPQVQTLMGHVRLLDVERPKGFGCRLSVTLGASRAMGYLWLTAESFLALCDAGSWRSNAAPLPASFQLAIAVTLGRLQLPIAQVRGLRAGDVLIPEQNFFQAQGAGHVQVGRQRLHGRIDDDAGALCLTLTSIEGTSMDEEFIAPDYSGYDEDEPVVDVFGHEPFDELSMALNIRCGTLNLTLGELRSLAPGAVLGVAGYAPGMAGLYYGDRPIGLGQLVEVDGRLGLQLSRVMFAG
- a CDS encoding FHA domain-containing protein, which produces MFELRVLDGRHQGAALPLFGEQWSIGAHADADLVLSDPGVAEQHARLRLIDSNWSVQAEAGLLEDAEGQALAQIAHLALNATFLVGNVRLCVTLADEPWPQAAAPAPEVSPRVSEPVPVLKLSAISHAQQKRLITLVLVVTVIFIVVGMASTGKPEAQASLMPPVVQKHELASPFEVRQQLLKMLGERELNQRVSLQVINGQVALSGDVSQDDVELVARMLSRFGEQFDSAVPVISRVRARDGTLPFKIVQIVGGPNGHVVLEEGSRLFVGDEVDGLRLVLIDNSKVVFDGVQRYEVRW
- the sctO gene encoding type III secretion system stalk subunit SctO — its product is MSHSDGLLGEVETLRRLRRLRRHRADRAERALREARRAQQALLANIRQAEAALEQIRRDEAERSAQLLSEHQGQVLNLQALKSWGAQERSLSANTRRGMGQLEALQGQQEERQTCVGRAQMQVTACLRQVEKLQELSLLLAQEPT